The stretch of DNA TAAGGCACGGCACAAAAACACCCCCTTCGAGTCGGGTATCGACTCCGTTGGTACGGCACGTCTTCGTCTCTCCGCCAAGTTTTACCTGGTCGCCATGTTCTTCGTTATCTTTGACGTGGAAGCCTTGTATCTCTACGCGTGGTCAACTTCTATCCGTGAAAGCGGCTGGATTGGCTTCGTCGAGGCCGCAATTTTCATTTTAGTGTTACTGGCTGGTCTGGTTTATCTGGTGCGCATCGGTGCGCTGGATTGGACTCCTGCGCGTTCGCGTCGTGAGAAAATGAACCCGGAAACCGACAGTCTCACTAACCGTCATACGCAGTAACAGCGAGGCAATAAGATGGACTATACGCTCACCCGCATAGACCCCAACGGTGAGAATGACCGTTATCCCCTGCAAAAGCAGGAG from Cedecea neteri encodes:
- the nuoA gene encoding NADH-quinone oxidoreductase subunit NuoA; this translates as MSMSTSTEVIAHHWAFAVFLIVAVGLCCLMLVGGWFLGGRAKARHKNTPFESGIDSVGTARLRLSAKFYLVAMFFVIFDVEALYLYAWSTSIRESGWIGFVEAAIFILVLLAGLVYLVRIGALDWTPARSRREKMNPETDSLTNRHTQ